From Streptomyces sp. NBC_01754, a single genomic window includes:
- a CDS encoding DUF475 domain-containing protein, whose translation MLLKTFGWSFAVTALGLVAAVFYGGWQAFGIVAILSVLEISLSFDNAVINAGILKKMNAFWQKIFLTIGVLIAVFGMRLVFPVVIVAISAKLGPIEAIDLSFNDADRYRELVTDAHPSIAAFGGMFLMMIFLDFIFEDRDIQWLRWIERPLGKLGKVDMLSVCVALIVLLIASMTVATHAHQHGGGHTDKASTVLLSGIAGLITYLIVGGLSGFFEDKLEEEEERENEAEEEAQKSGKPVSAVLLAGKAAFFMFLYLEVLDASFSFDGVIGAFAITNEIVLMALGLGIGAMYVRSLTVYLVRQGTLDDYVYLEHGAHYAIGALSVILLVTIRYQINEIITGLVGVVLIAWAFWSSVRRNKALAAAEGEGPGSTDSKAEVSSGV comes from the coding sequence GTGCTTCTGAAAACCTTCGGCTGGTCGTTCGCGGTGACCGCGCTCGGCCTGGTCGCGGCGGTGTTCTACGGGGGGTGGCAGGCGTTCGGGATCGTTGCGATCCTGTCGGTCCTGGAGATCTCGCTGTCCTTCGACAACGCGGTGATCAACGCCGGGATCCTGAAGAAGATGAATGCCTTCTGGCAGAAGATTTTCCTCACCATCGGTGTGCTCATCGCGGTCTTCGGTATGCGGCTGGTCTTCCCCGTCGTGATCGTGGCCATCAGCGCCAAACTCGGGCCGATCGAGGCCATCGACCTTTCGTTCAACGACGCCGACCGGTACCGGGAGCTGGTGACGGACGCCCATCCGTCCATCGCCGCCTTCGGTGGCATGTTCCTCATGATGATCTTCCTCGACTTCATCTTCGAGGACCGGGACATCCAGTGGCTGCGCTGGATCGAGCGCCCGCTGGGCAAGCTCGGCAAGGTCGACATGCTGTCGGTCTGCGTGGCGCTGATCGTGCTGCTCATCGCCTCCATGACGGTCGCGACCCACGCCCACCAGCACGGTGGCGGTCACACCGACAAGGCCTCGACGGTGCTGCTCTCCGGTATCGCGGGTCTGATCACCTACCTCATCGTCGGTGGTCTCTCCGGGTTCTTCGAGGACAAGCTTGAGGAGGAGGAGGAGCGCGAAAACGAGGCCGAGGAAGAGGCCCAGAAGTCCGGCAAGCCGGTCTCGGCGGTCCTCCTCGCGGGCAAGGCCGCGTTCTTCATGTTCCTCTACCTGGAAGTGCTGGACGCGTCCTTCTCGTTCGACGGTGTCATCGGCGCCTTCGCCATCACCAACGAGATCGTGCTGATGGCCCTCGGCCTCGGTATCGGCGCCATGTACGTCCGTTCGCTCACCGTGTACCTGGTCCGCCAGGGCACCCTGGACGACTACGTGTACCTGGAGCACGGCGCGCACTACGCGATCGGCGCGCTGTCGGTCATCCTGCTCGTCACCATCCGCTACCAGATCAACGAGATCATCACCGGACTCGTCGGTGTGGTCCTGATCGCCTGGGCCTTCTGGTCCTCGGTGCGGCGCAACAAGGCGCTCGCCGCGGCCGAGGGCGAAGGCCCGGGAAGCACCGATTCCAAGGCGGAGGTGTCCTCCGGGGTGTGA
- a CDS encoding TerD family protein, with amino-acid sequence MGVTLAKGGNVSLSKAAPDLTQVLVGLGWDARSTTGADFDLDASALLCQSGRVMGDEWFVFYNNLTSPDGSVEHTGDNLTGEGEGDDESIIVNLTQVPAHCDKIVFPVSIHEADNRGQTFGQISNAFIRVVNQADGQELARYDLSEDASTETAMIFGELYRYGGEWKFRAVGQGYASGLRGIALDFGVNVS; translated from the coding sequence ATGGGCGTCACACTCGCCAAGGGAGGCAACGTCTCCCTCTCCAAGGCCGCACCCGATCTCACCCAGGTGCTGGTGGGGCTCGGCTGGGACGCACGATCCACCACCGGAGCCGACTTCGACCTCGACGCCAGCGCGCTGCTGTGCCAGTCCGGCCGGGTCATGGGCGACGAATGGTTCGTGTTCTACAACAACCTCACCAGCCCCGACGGCTCCGTGGAGCACACCGGTGACAACCTCACGGGTGAGGGTGAGGGCGACGACGAGTCGATCATCGTGAACCTCACACAGGTCCCGGCCCACTGCGACAAGATCGTCTTTCCGGTCTCGATCCATGAGGCCGACAACCGGGGACAGACGTTCGGCCAGATCAGTAACGCGTTCATCCGGGTGGTGAACCAGGCCGACGGACAGGAACTGGCACGTTACGACCTCAGCGAGGACGCCTCGACGGAGACGGCGATGATCTTCGGCGAGCTGTACCGGTACGGCGGGGAGTGGAAGTTCCGTGCAGTAGGACAGGGGTACGCGTCAGGGCTCCGAGGCATCGCTCTAGACTTCGGCGTCAACGTTTCGTAG
- a CDS encoding TerD family protein gives MGVSLSKGGNVSLTKAAPNLTAVTVGLGWDARTTTGGDFDLDASALLTNTEGKVGSDGNFVFFNNLKSPDGSVEHTGDNLTGEGEGDDEVINVNLAAVPADVDKIVFPVSIYEAETRQQSFGQVRNAYIRVVNQADNSELARYDLSEDASTETAMVFGELYRNGAEWKFRAIGQGYASGLRGIAQDFGVNV, from the coding sequence GTGGGAGTCAGCCTCAGCAAGGGCGGCAACGTCTCGCTGACCAAAGCCGCACCGAACCTGACCGCGGTCACCGTGGGTCTGGGCTGGGACGCCCGGACGACCACCGGAGGTGACTTCGACCTCGACGCCAGCGCTCTGCTGACGAACACCGAGGGCAAGGTCGGCAGCGACGGGAATTTCGTCTTCTTCAACAACCTCAAGAGCCCCGACGGTTCGGTCGAGCACACCGGCGACAACCTCACCGGTGAGGGCGAGGGCGACGACGAGGTCATCAACGTCAACCTGGCGGCCGTCCCGGCCGACGTGGACAAGATCGTCTTCCCGGTCTCGATCTACGAGGCCGAGACCCGCCAGCAGAGCTTCGGACAGGTGCGCAACGCCTACATCCGCGTGGTGAACCAGGCGGACAACAGCGAGCTCGCCCGTTACGACCTCAGCGAGGACGCGTCGACGGAGACCGCCATGGTCTTCGGCGAGCTCTACCGCAACGGCGCGGAGTGGAAGTTCCGCGCCATCGGCCAGGGGTACGCGTCGGGTCTGCGCGGCATCGCGCAGGACTTCGGCGTCAACGTCTGA
- a CDS encoding peroxiredoxin: MAIEAGTKAPDFELKDNHGRTVRLSDFRGEKNVVLLFYPFAFTGVCTGELCALRDELPAFENDDTQLLAVSNDSIHTLRVFAEQEGLEYPLLSDFWPHGETSRAYGVFDEDKGCAVRGTFVIDKEGVVRWTVVNGLPDARDLNDYVKALEAL, from the coding sequence ATGGCGATCGAGGCCGGCACGAAGGCTCCGGATTTCGAGCTCAAGGACAACCACGGGCGCACGGTGAGGCTCTCCGACTTCCGCGGGGAGAAGAACGTGGTGCTGCTCTTCTACCCGTTCGCCTTCACCGGGGTGTGCACCGGCGAGCTCTGCGCGCTCCGCGACGAGCTGCCGGCGTTCGAGAACGACGACACCCAGCTGCTCGCCGTCTCCAACGACTCGATCCACACCCTGCGCGTCTTCGCCGAGCAGGAGGGCCTGGAATACCCGCTGCTGTCGGACTTCTGGCCGCACGGCGAGACCTCGCGCGCGTACGGAGTGTTCGACGAGGACAAGGGCTGCGCGGTGCGCGGCACCTTCGTCATCGACAAGGAGGGCGTGGTCCGCTGGACGGTCGTCAACGGTCTGCCGGACGCACGTGACCTGAACGACTACGTCAAGGCGCTCGAAGCGCTCTGA
- a CDS encoding DUF3052 domain-containing protein, whose product MSATADHAEERTNTAARLGFEPGQVVQEIGYDDDVEQELREGIEATIGQELVDEDYDDVADVVLLWFRDEDGDLTDALVDAIGLIEDGGAVWLMTPKTGRDGYVEPSDINEAAQTSGLAQTKSISGGKDWTGSRLVTPKGAKTKR is encoded by the coding sequence GTGAGCGCGACCGCGGACCACGCGGAGGAACGGACCAACACGGCCGCGAGGCTTGGGTTCGAGCCCGGACAGGTGGTCCAGGAGATCGGCTACGACGACGACGTCGAGCAGGAGCTCCGTGAGGGCATTGAGGCCACAATCGGCCAGGAACTCGTCGACGAGGACTACGACGATGTCGCTGACGTCGTCCTGCTCTGGTTCCGTGACGAGGACGGCGACCTTACGGACGCGCTGGTGGATGCCATTGGTCTGATCGAGGACGGCGGGGCGGTCTGGCTGATGACGCCCAAGACCGGCCGCGACGGATACGTCGAACCGAGCGACATCAACGAGGCTGCCCAGACATCTGGTCTCGCCCAGACCAAGAGCATCAGCGGAGGCAAGGACTGGACGGGCAGCCGTCTGGTCACCCCCAAGGGCGCCAAAACCAAGCGCTGA